The Palaemon carinicauda isolate YSFRI2023 chromosome 7, ASM3689809v2, whole genome shotgun sequence DNA window TCCGGCCTCGACTGAACTTATGACTCCGGCCTCGACTGAACTTATGACTCCGTCCTCGATCAAACTTCTGACTCCGGCCTCGACTGAACTTATGACTCCGGCCTCGACCAAACTTATGACTCCGGCCTCGACTGAACTTACGACTCTGGCCTCAACCGAACTTATGACTCCGGTCTCAACCGAACTTCTGACTCCGGTCTCAACCGAACTTCTGACTCCGGCCTCGACTGAACTTACGACTCCGGCCTCGACCGAACTTACGACTCCGCCCTCGACTGAACTTATGACTCCAGCCTCGACCGAACTTATGACTCCGGCCTCGACTGAACTTCTGACTCCAGCCTCGACCGAACTTATGACTCCGGCCTCGACCGAACTTCTGACTCCAGCCTCGACAGAGCTTCTGACTCCAGCCTCGACCGAACTTCTGACTCCACCCTCGACTGAACTTATGACTCCGGCCTCGACTGAACTTATGACTCCGGCCTCGACTGAACTTGGGACTCTGGCCTCGACTGAACTTAGGACTCCGTCCTCGACCGAACTTCTGACTCCGGCCTCGACTGAACTTACGACTCCGGCCTCGACTGAGCTTAGGACTCCGGCCTTGACAGAACCTCTGACTCCAGCCTCGACTGAACTTAGGACTCCGGCCTCGACCGAACTTCTGACTCCGGCCTCGACTGAACTTACGACTCCGGCCTCGACTGAACCTAGGACTCCGGCCTCGACCAAACTTCTGACTCCGGCCTCAACTGAACTTACGACTCCCGCCTCGACTGAACCTATGACTCCGTCCTCGATCAAACTTCTGACTCCGGCCTCGACTGAACTTATGACTCCGGCCTCGACCAAACTTATGACTCCGGCCTCGACTGAACTTACGACTCTGGCCTCAACCGAACTTATGACTCCGGCCTCGACTGAACTTACGACTCCGGCCTCGACCGAACTTACGACTCAGGCCTCGACTGAACTTCTGACTCCAGCCTCGACCGAACTTATGACTCCGGCCTCGACTGAACTTCTGACTCCAGCCTCGACTGAACTTACGACTCCGGCCTCGACTGAACCTAGGACTCCGGCCTCGACCAAACTTCTGACTCCGGCCTCAACTGAACTTACGACTCCCGCCTCGACTGAACCTATGACTCCGTCCTCGATCAAACTTCTGACTCCGGCCTCGACTGAACTTATGACTCCGGCCTCGACCAAACTTATTACTCCGGCCTCGACTGAACTTACGACTCTGGCCTCAACCGAACTTCTGACTCCGGCCTCGACTGAACTTACGACTCCGGCCTCGACCGAACTTACGACTCAGGCCTCGACTGAACTTCTGACTCCAGCCTCGACCGAACTTATGACTCCGGCCTCGACTGAACTTCTGACTCCGGCCTCGACTGAACTTACGACTCCGGCCTCGACTGAACCTAGGACTCCGGCCTCGACTAAACTTCTGACTCCGGCCTCAACTGAACTTACGACTCCCGCCTCGACTGAACCTATGACTCCGTCCTCGATCAAACTTCTGACTCCGGCCTCGACTGAACTTACGACTCCGGCCTCGACCGAACTTACGACTCAGGCCTCGACTGAACTTCTGACTCCAGCCTCGACCGAACTTATGACTCCGGCCCCGACTGAACTTCTGACTCCAGCCTCGACTGAACTTACGACTCCGGCCTCGACTGAACCTAGGACTCCGGCCTCGACCAAACTTCTGACTCCGGCCTCAACTGAACTTACGACTCCCGCCTCGACTGAACCTATGACTCCGTCCTCGATCAAACTTCTGACTCCGGCCTCGACTGAACTTATGACTCCGGCCTCGACCAAACTTATGACTCCGGCCTCGACTGAACTTACGACTCCGGCCTCAACCGAACTTCTGACTCCGGCCTCGACTGAACTTACGACTCCGGCCTCGACCAAACTCACGACTCATGCCTCGACTGAACTTCTGACTCCAGCCTCGACCGAACTTATGACTCCGGCCTCGACTGAACTTCTGACTCCAGGCTCGACAGAGCTTCTGACTCCAGCCTCGACCGAACTTCTGACTCCGGCCTCGACTGAACTTATGACTCTGGCCTCGACTGAACTTCTGACTCCAGCCTCGACGAACTTATGACTCCAGCCTCGACTGAACTTATGACTCCGGCATCGACTGAACTTCTGACTCCAGCCTCGACTGAACTTCTGACTCCGGCCTTCACTGAACTTATGACTCCAGCCTCAACCAAATTTCTGACTCCGGCCTCGATTGAACTTCTGACTCCATCCACGACTGAACTTATGACTCCGGCCTCGACTGAACTTCTGACTCCAGGCTCGACCGAACTTCTGACTCCAGCCTCGATTGAACTTCTGACTCCAGGCTCGACTGAACTTCTGACTCCAGCCTCGACTGAACTTCTGACTCCGGCCTTCACTGAACTTATGACTCCAGCCTCAACCAAATTTCTGACTCCGGCCTCGATTGAACTTCTGACTCCATCCACGACTGAACTTATGACTCCGGCCTCGACTGAACTTCTGACTCCAGGCTCGACCGAACTTCTGACTCCGGCCTCGACTGAACTTCTGACTCCAGGCTCGACCGAACTTCTGACTCCAGCCTCGACCGAACTTCTGACTCCAGCCTCGATTGAACTTAGGA harbors:
- the LOC137644435 gene encoding mucin-2-like, translated to MTPASTELMTPASTELMTPSSIKLLTPASTELMTPASTKLMTPASTELTTLASTELMTPVSTELLTPVSTELLTPASTELTTPASTELTTPPSTELMTPASTELMTPASTELLTPASTELMTPASTELLTPASTELLTPASTELLTPPSTELMTPASTELMTPASTELGTLASTELRTPSSTELLTPASTELTTPASTELRTPALTEPLTPASTELRTPASTELLTPASTELTTPASTEPRTPASTKLLTPASTELTTPASTEPMTPSSIKLLTPASTELMTPASTKLMTPASTELTTLASTELMTPASTELTTPASTELTTQASTELLTPASTELMTPASTELLTPASTELTTPASTEPRTPASTKLLTPASTELTTPASTEPMTPSSIKLLTPASTELMTPASTKLITPASTELTTLASTELLTPASTELTTPASTELTTQASTELLTPASTELMTPASTELLTPASTELTTPASTEPRTPASTKLLTPASTELTTPASTEPMTPSSIKLLTPASTELTTPASTELTTQASTELLTPASTELMTPAPTELLTPASTELTTPASTEPRTPASTKLLTPASTELTTPASTEPMTPSSIKLLTPASTELMTPASTKLMTPASTELTTPASTELLTPASTELTTPASTKLTTHASTELLTPASTELMTPASTELLTPGSTELLTPASTELLTPASTELMTLASTELLTPASTNL
- the LOC137644436 gene encoding uncharacterized protein, with protein sequence MTPASTELMTPASTELLTPASTELLTPAFTELMTPASTKFLTPASIELLTPSTTELMTPASTELLTPGSTELLTPASIELLTPGSTELLTPASTELLTPAFTELMTPASTKFLTPASIELLTPSTTELMTPASTELLTPGSTELLTPASTELLTPGSTELLTPASTELLTPASIELRTQASTELLTPPSTELMTLASTELLTPASTNL